Proteins from a genomic interval of Oceanispirochaeta crateris:
- a CDS encoding DUF2764 family protein, producing MGQFYYTVASLPMLKYDEPVDLKHSDYLEDCHKWLKPSEWDILKSSLINPETDMEFPGIAEEYRKWEISLRNELVALRSSALGLEADEYTRKGDRFADTASLAAAAFKEESPLIAENTLNKGRWEYIESLKVGHFFDLEFLVLYSLQLQIIERKRCFDEETGFAKYQGIYKNILSGIDDVAVGEQE from the coding sequence TTGGGTCAGTTTTATTATACCGTGGCTTCACTTCCCATGCTTAAATATGATGAGCCTGTAGATTTGAAGCATAGTGATTACCTTGAAGATTGCCATAAATGGCTGAAGCCTTCAGAGTGGGATATACTCAAATCTTCATTGATCAATCCTGAGACCGATATGGAATTCCCCGGTATTGCTGAAGAATACCGAAAATGGGAGATCAGCCTGCGGAATGAGCTGGTTGCTCTTCGATCATCTGCTCTCGGATTAGAGGCGGATGAGTATACAAGGAAAGGAGATCGTTTTGCGGATACTGCATCACTGGCAGCAGCCGCATTCAAAGAAGAATCTCCATTAATCGCAGAAAATACCCTGAATAAGGGGCGTTGGGAATATATTGAAAGCCTGAAAGTCGGTCATTTCTTTGACCTTGAGTTTCTGGTTCTTTATTCACTGCAGCTTCAGATTATTGAAAGAAAACGCTGTTTTGATGAAGAAACCGGTTTTGCGAAATATCAGGGAATTTATAAAAATATCCTCTCCGGAATAGATGATGTTGCAGTTGGAGAACAAGAATGA
- a CDS encoding MBL fold metallo-hydrolase translates to MKLFNHFAAVGFSNTYLVGGDSGGEALLIDPGVMDVSLLELIEKNSYYIRYILITHSHWNHFGGVNTLLKIYDAQVYSARNNLEEIPSMELKEGTYKFSSMEIEVIPILGHSDDSLVFRIGNFFFTGDVLSAGRTGTAPDKISRDTLFLELEEKLFTRDPHGILLPGHGPPTTIKAETQLYQKYEKHR, encoded by the coding sequence ATGAAACTATTTAATCATTTTGCCGCAGTTGGCTTCAGTAACACATATCTTGTGGGCGGGGATTCCGGGGGTGAGGCCCTGCTCATAGACCCCGGTGTCATGGATGTGTCTCTTTTGGAATTAATAGAAAAAAATAGTTATTACATACGTTATATTTTGATAACCCATAGTCATTGGAATCATTTTGGAGGAGTAAACACCCTCCTGAAAATATACGACGCTCAGGTCTATTCGGCTCGTAATAACTTAGAAGAAATCCCCTCTATGGAACTCAAAGAAGGGACATATAAGTTCTCCAGTATGGAAATAGAGGTCATCCCGATACTGGGACACAGCGATGATTCACTGGTTTTCAGAATCGGAAACTTTTTCTTCACAGGAGATGTTCTTTCTGCCGGCAGAACGGGTACTGCTCCGGACAAGATAAGTCGGGATACCCTGTTTCTGGAACTGGAGGAGAAACTATTCACCCGAGACCCCCATGGCATATTACTGCCTGGTCATGGTCCGCCTACAACGATCAAAGCCGAAACCCAGTTATATCAAAAATATGAAAAGCATAGATAA
- the rsgA gene encoding ribosome small subunit-dependent GTPase A — protein MKGLVLWGINNIFSVKGEEDGRIRECRIKGKKMDFETRFYNPLSAGDWVEFEDNAEENKGMLLSRYDRTNYFARWNKKGRALQTLAVNMETLFCIVSPESPPFRPRFIDRALILAEQGHLDVAVILNKSDQEIPEWVAQRLENFKSLGLDVRYTSCETGEGVDSLREEIKGKIVGFAGQSGVGKSTLLNLLIPGASQKTAEVSEKMSRGKHTTNFAVMIPYDNAPGYIIDTPGIRDLLLWGIESADLSHWFPDFNCLEEECSFAGCRHMHEPKCAVKKAVNEGIINADRYESYMRMMKELIENEQKY, from the coding sequence ATGAAGGGATTAGTTCTCTGGGGAATCAATAATATTTTCTCGGTCAAAGGAGAAGAGGATGGACGCATTCGGGAATGCCGGATCAAAGGGAAAAAAATGGATTTTGAAACCCGTTTTTATAACCCTCTGTCTGCCGGTGACTGGGTAGAATTTGAAGACAATGCCGAAGAAAATAAGGGGATGCTCCTAAGCCGCTACGACAGGACGAACTATTTTGCTCGCTGGAATAAAAAAGGACGGGCACTTCAGACTCTCGCCGTCAATATGGAAACGCTGTTTTGCATTGTTTCACCAGAGTCGCCACCATTCCGGCCCCGCTTTATTGACAGAGCACTTATTTTAGCAGAGCAGGGGCATTTGGATGTGGCGGTTATACTGAATAAATCGGATCAGGAAATTCCTGAATGGGTTGCTCAGAGGCTCGAGAATTTTAAATCTCTAGGGCTGGACGTCAGGTATACTTCCTGTGAGACAGGAGAGGGTGTTGACTCTCTTCGGGAAGAAATCAAGGGGAAAATCGTAGGGTTTGCTGGACAGTCGGGTGTCGGTAAGTCAACATTGCTTAACCTGTTGATTCCCGGTGCCAGCCAGAAAACTGCAGAGGTCTCTGAAAAGATGTCCAGGGGAAAACATACGACAAACTTCGCCGTCATGATTCCCTATGATAATGCTCCAGGATATATCATTGACACTCCCGGCATTCGTGATCTTTTACTCTGGGGAATTGAGAGTGCGGATCTTTCTCACTGGTTTCCAGATTTTAACTGCCTGGAAGAGGAGTGTTCATTTGCCGGTTGCCGGCACATGCATGAGCCAAAATGCGCTGTTAAAAAGGCGGTAAATGAGGGGATCATCAACGCCGATCGCTATGAAAGCTATATGAGGATGATGAAAGAACTCATTGAGAATGAACAAAAATATTGA
- a CDS encoding V-type ATP synthase subunit K (produces ATP from ADP in the presence of a proton gradient across the membrane; the K subunit is a nonenzymatic component which binds the dimeric form by interacting with the G and E subunits) codes for MDIGLMGFAAALGLAGFGSAFGAGVAGQAAIGAWKKCFAANKPAPFLLVAFVGAPLTQTIYGFILMNQMLASGAEGMKLLGMGLFGGLAMGASAYAQGKAGAGAADAMGETGKGFVNYLMVLGVIETVALFAMVFLMGAL; via the coding sequence ATGGATATTGGATTGATGGGATTTGCTGCTGCACTGGGACTTGCTGGTTTTGGATCTGCATTTGGAGCTGGTGTTGCCGGACAGGCTGCTATCGGTGCCTGGAAAAAATGTTTTGCTGCAAATAAGCCTGCACCCTTCCTCTTGGTTGCTTTTGTTGGTGCTCCTCTGACTCAGACTATTTACGGTTTCATATTGATGAATCAGATGCTTGCTTCTGGTGCTGAAGGAATGAAGCTTCTGGGGATGGGATTGTTCGGTGGACTTGCCATGGGTGCTTCTGCCTATGCACAGGGAAAAGCTGGAGCTGGAGCCGCAGATGCCATGGGTGAAACAGGAAAAGGCTTTGTGAACTATCTTATGGTTCTTGGTGTCATTGAGACCGTAGCTCTTTTTGCAATGGTATTCCTGATGGGTGCCCTCTAA
- a CDS encoding V-type ATP synthase subunit E, producing the protein MDVQVKELIEKIKNDGVKNAEENSSRIISEAEKKAAALIENAEKEAADIKSQAQNEASRMEQAGKEALKQAGRDLLLSIKKDVEELFDRIVQSGTAEVLKGDSLKECIVSVLKSWKEDELKDLTVLVAPETLKSMESQFKSELKAEITKGLEIKPFNDIEAGFRISVKDGRAFYDFSDKELMELLSKYLNPGLMSILEK; encoded by the coding sequence ATGGATGTTCAGGTTAAGGAACTTATTGAAAAGATCAAGAATGACGGTGTGAAAAATGCAGAGGAAAACTCCTCACGAATTATAAGTGAAGCCGAGAAAAAGGCTGCTGCACTCATCGAAAATGCAGAAAAAGAAGCCGCAGATATTAAATCCCAGGCTCAAAATGAAGCCAGTCGTATGGAACAGGCGGGTAAAGAGGCCCTAAAGCAAGCTGGAAGAGATCTGCTTCTCAGTATCAAAAAAGATGTGGAAGAACTTTTTGACAGAATTGTACAGTCTGGAACAGCCGAAGTCCTCAAGGGTGACAGTCTAAAAGAATGTATCGTATCTGTCCTTAAATCCTGGAAGGAAGATGAGTTGAAAGATCTAACAGTTCTTGTCGCTCCTGAAACCTTGAAGTCCATGGAAAGCCAATTCAAATCAGAATTGAAAGCCGAAATCACTAAGGGATTGGAAATCAAACCCTTTAATGATATAGAAGCAGGTTTTAGAATCTCTGTAAAAGATGGCCGTGCTTTTTATGACTTTTCTGATAAAGAACTCATGGAATTGCTGAGCAAATACTTGAACCCCGGACTCATGAGTATTCTGGAAAAATAA
- a CDS encoding V-type ATP synthase subunit D — translation MAKIKLTKNEQKKQKDELKMFSRYLPTLILKKQQLQIEIRNVEIREAEVRQKQEALNKEFRNWIGVFGEDVGLDGTLIRVKGVKTNTGNIAGVEIPVFEGGEFYPVSYNLFEMPLWVDKAVEKVKQIILLDLEYQVLEEQIKRLARELRTTTQRVNLFEKVKIPEARENIKKIGVYLGDQQTAAVVRGKMSKKKMVKAG, via the coding sequence ATGGCTAAAATTAAACTGACAAAGAATGAACAGAAGAAGCAGAAAGATGAATTAAAAATGTTTTCCCGCTATCTTCCCACGTTGATTCTTAAAAAACAGCAGCTCCAAATTGAAATCCGAAATGTGGAGATTCGAGAAGCTGAGGTTCGTCAGAAACAGGAAGCTCTAAACAAAGAGTTCCGTAACTGGATTGGTGTCTTTGGAGAAGATGTCGGTTTGGATGGAACCCTGATCAGAGTCAAGGGTGTTAAAACCAATACGGGCAACATCGCCGGTGTTGAAATCCCTGTCTTTGAGGGTGGAGAGTTTTATCCTGTTTCCTATAACCTCTTTGAAATGCCTCTCTGGGTCGATAAGGCCGTGGAGAAGGTAAAGCAGATTATACTTCTGGATCTTGAATATCAGGTATTGGAAGAGCAGATAAAACGGCTTGCCAGGGAATTAAGGACAACAACTCAAAGGGTCAATCTTTTTGAAAAAGTTAAAATTCCTGAAGCAAGAGAAAATATCAAGAAAATTGGGGTTTATCTGGGAGATCAGCAGACTGCTGCTGTTGTCCGAGGTAAAATGTCCAAGAAAAAAATGGTAAAGGCAGGCTGA
- a CDS encoding V-type ATP synthase subunit I: MIVKMKKASFIFLEAEKDSALEKIRKAGVVHLEQDFAGSSDTLTSLNAAFARVEKAHMVLDPKVKVKTESYSTEAAESLASEILQLLDSRKESEDKRSSIASDLVKWEPWGDFDPSEISILRSRGVDLRFYEMTKPKWSELSQTWTTFSVKETKTSVFGIVAVTGDDPFPEIEAVQLPEFGISELKQQMLTEEKSMADIEERLLALAERRELLEKRMGILDQDIQYESLRSGLGDEESLLYFTGFIPTRDSENIKSLAADNGWAVLLSEPTEEDLVPSLVENNKVVTTIKPLFDILEVLPGYREMDISLDFLISFTLFFSMIIGDAGYGSLFLIITILMRFKFKKGGPGFNLMYLLSTGAIIWGALTGNWFGSIGLGNLEPLKGLVIPQIAAFPEIFGADIDSGNTIKYMCFVIATIQLCIARFKNFIFRMPSLQAFEQLGWLSMLLGIYHIVLFLVLGISPIPPYALRMIAGGLLAVIVFGQQEKGVHFLKGVLKGLNPIGLFNLFLDSIGLLSDIISYIRLFAVGLASLAIAVSFNTMAAPLMQEPGVAMIGGALILLLGHSLNIVMGALSLIVHGVRLNMLEYSGHLDMEWSGIKYKPFQKALRP, encoded by the coding sequence ATGATTGTAAAAATGAAAAAGGCCTCTTTTATCTTTCTAGAAGCAGAAAAGGATAGTGCTCTAGAAAAAATCCGTAAGGCTGGTGTGGTTCACCTCGAGCAGGATTTTGCGGGAAGCAGCGACACTCTGACTTCACTGAATGCAGCCTTTGCCCGGGTTGAGAAAGCTCATATGGTGCTTGATCCTAAGGTGAAAGTGAAGACTGAAAGTTATTCTACCGAAGCTGCAGAATCATTAGCATCCGAGATCCTCCAACTTCTGGATTCCAGGAAAGAGTCTGAAGATAAGAGGTCCTCCATTGCTTCCGATCTGGTTAAATGGGAACCCTGGGGGGATTTTGATCCTTCGGAAATTTCCATTCTAAGAAGCAGAGGAGTGGATCTACGGTTTTATGAAATGACCAAGCCAAAATGGTCGGAGCTTTCTCAAACTTGGACGACTTTTTCAGTCAAAGAAACCAAGACGTCTGTTTTTGGCATTGTCGCCGTGACAGGAGATGATCCTTTCCCTGAAATTGAGGCAGTTCAGCTTCCGGAGTTCGGAATTTCCGAGCTCAAACAACAGATGCTTACAGAAGAAAAAAGCATGGCAGACATAGAAGAGCGCCTCTTGGCCCTTGCCGAAAGGCGGGAACTGCTTGAAAAAAGAATGGGTATTCTTGACCAGGATATTCAATATGAGAGCTTGCGATCCGGGTTAGGTGATGAAGAATCTCTGCTGTATTTCACAGGGTTTATTCCTACCCGAGATTCAGAAAATATAAAATCTCTGGCCGCAGATAATGGTTGGGCAGTTCTCTTAAGTGAACCTACCGAGGAAGATTTAGTCCCTTCCCTTGTTGAAAACAACAAGGTTGTGACGACAATCAAACCTCTGTTTGATATCCTCGAGGTCTTGCCTGGGTACAGAGAAATGGATATCAGTCTCGACTTCTTAATCTCCTTTACTCTGTTTTTCTCAATGATTATTGGAGATGCTGGCTACGGTTCTCTGTTTCTGATCATCACCATATTGATGAGGTTTAAGTTCAAGAAGGGTGGACCCGGGTTCAATTTGATGTACCTGCTTAGTACAGGGGCAATCATCTGGGGCGCCTTAACAGGCAACTGGTTCGGATCTATCGGGCTTGGAAACCTTGAGCCTTTGAAAGGTTTGGTTATACCGCAGATTGCGGCCTTCCCGGAAATATTCGGTGCAGACATAGATAGCGGTAATACTATTAAATATATGTGTTTTGTTATCGCAACCATACAGCTGTGTATTGCAAGATTTAAGAATTTTATTTTTAGAATGCCTTCACTGCAAGCTTTTGAACAACTGGGGTGGCTCTCCATGCTCCTTGGTATTTATCACATTGTCTTGTTTCTTGTTTTAGGGATCTCTCCTATTCCTCCCTATGCCTTAAGGATGATAGCTGGTGGACTTCTCGCTGTCATTGTATTTGGCCAGCAGGAGAAGGGAGTTCATTTCCTAAAGGGTGTTCTAAAAGGTTTGAACCCCATAGGTTTGTTTAATCTTTTTCTTGATTCTATAGGTCTGCTTTCGGATATCATTTCGTATATCAGACTCTTTGCTGTAGGGTTGGCATCTCTTGCTATTGCTGTGAGTTTTAATACTATGGCAGCACCCTTGATGCAGGAGCCCGGAGTCGCCATGATTGGCGGTGCTTTGATTCTTCTGCTGGGGCACTCTCTTAATATTGTGATGGGAGCACTTTCACTGATTGTTCATGGTGTAAGGCTCAATATGCTGGAATATTCGGGTCATTTGGATATGGAATGGTCTGGTATTAAATATAAACCTTTTCAGAAGGCCCTTCGGCCCTGA
- a CDS encoding V-type ATP synthase subunit A, with product MKSSGKVVGVNGNMVTVEVAGTVQLNEVGYVLTEGKKLKSEIIRVNGDRVQMQVFEITKGIGIGDPVEFSKELLAVELGPGLLGQVYDGLQNPLPELAKKAGHFLERGFYLDPLPKDQMWEFTPVVKEGDTVAKADVIGSVPEGPFTHQVLVPFSLLDNYIVKSIKPKGSYTLKDTVAEVEDSKGNLIPLTMSFQWPVKKAVNCYAERLKPVEPMVTQVRLIDTFLPVAKGGTYCIPGPFGAGKTVLQQITSKFADVDIVIVAACGERAGEVVETLKEFPELLDPKTGRSLMERTIIICNTSSMPVASREASVYTAVTLAEYYRQMGLDVLLLADSTSRWAQAMREMSGRLEEIPGEEAFPAYLESTIAGFYERAGLVRLKDGRKGSVTIGGTVSPAGGNFEEPVTQATLKVVGAFHGLSRERSDARKYPAIHPIDSWSKYSGIIDPHKTEYAYNILFRANEIESMMKVVGEEGTSLQDFIQYQKGELLDAAYFQQNSFDPVDAAVSPDRQKYVFNLMMEILTAELDLSSKDEARSWFNQLRQLILDYNGSEWQCDGFKKLEGEIKKFIADKKIRVDEKAAALMAKN from the coding sequence ATGAAAAGCAGTGGTAAAGTAGTTGGTGTCAATGGAAATATGGTGACTGTAGAAGTGGCCGGCACCGTTCAGTTGAATGAAGTAGGTTATGTCTTAACCGAAGGTAAAAAACTGAAGTCTGAGATTATTCGAGTCAATGGAGACCGGGTCCAGATGCAGGTTTTTGAAATCACAAAAGGAATTGGTATTGGAGATCCCGTTGAGTTCTCCAAAGAACTTCTGGCCGTAGAACTGGGGCCGGGACTCCTTGGACAGGTTTATGATGGTTTGCAAAACCCTCTGCCAGAATTGGCAAAAAAGGCCGGTCACTTTCTCGAAAGAGGATTTTATTTAGATCCCCTTCCTAAGGATCAAATGTGGGAGTTCACACCCGTTGTGAAAGAAGGTGATACCGTGGCCAAAGCGGATGTCATCGGTTCTGTACCGGAAGGTCCCTTTACCCATCAGGTGCTGGTCCCTTTTTCTCTCCTTGATAATTATATAGTTAAATCAATTAAACCCAAGGGAAGTTATACCCTCAAAGACACTGTTGCAGAGGTGGAAGACTCCAAGGGGAATCTCATTCCTTTGACCATGAGTTTTCAATGGCCTGTCAAAAAAGCCGTGAACTGTTATGCAGAACGGCTTAAACCTGTAGAGCCCATGGTGACTCAGGTTCGTTTGATCGATACGTTTTTGCCTGTTGCCAAGGGGGGGACTTATTGTATTCCCGGCCCATTTGGTGCCGGAAAGACTGTTTTACAGCAGATCACCTCAAAATTTGCCGACGTAGATATCGTTATCGTGGCAGCCTGCGGTGAACGTGCAGGTGAAGTTGTAGAAACCTTGAAAGAATTTCCCGAACTTCTGGACCCAAAGACCGGTCGTTCCCTGATGGAAAGAACAATCATAATCTGTAATACATCCTCTATGCCTGTTGCCTCCCGTGAGGCTTCGGTTTATACAGCTGTGACACTGGCTGAATATTATCGTCAGATGGGATTGGATGTTCTTCTTCTCGCCGACTCTACTTCCCGTTGGGCCCAGGCCATGAGAGAGATGTCCGGTCGATTGGAAGAGATTCCCGGTGAAGAAGCCTTTCCGGCATATCTTGAATCTACAATTGCAGGTTTTTACGAGAGAGCGGGACTAGTCAGATTGAAAGACGGTAGAAAGGGATCAGTCACAATCGGGGGAACAGTTTCTCCTGCCGGTGGTAACTTTGAAGAGCCTGTAACGCAGGCTACCTTGAAAGTTGTGGGTGCTTTTCATGGCCTTTCGAGAGAGCGTTCTGATGCCCGTAAGTATCCTGCTATTCATCCCATTGATTCATGGAGTAAGTATAGCGGCATCATCGATCCTCATAAAACTGAATATGCTTATAACATACTTTTTAGAGCCAATGAGATCGAATCAATGATGAAGGTTGTTGGAGAAGAAGGTACATCCTTACAGGACTTTATTCAGTATCAGAAGGGTGAACTTCTGGATGCTGCCTATTTTCAGCAAAACTCCTTTGACCCCGTCGATGCGGCTGTATCACCGGACAGACAAAAATATGTTTTTAACCTGATGATGGAAATCCTTACTGCAGAATTGGATTTGAGCAGTAAAGATGAAGCCCGAAGCTGGTTTAATCAGTTGAGACAGCTGATTCTGGACTACAACGGTTCTGAGTGGCAGTGTGACGGTTTTAAGAAACTCGAAGGTGAAATTAAAAAATTCATCGCAGATAAGAAAATCCGCGTAGATGAAAAAGCCGCCGCTTTAATGGCTAAGAACTGA
- the murI gene encoding glutamate racemase, translating into MIDGQPHVFFLDSGLGGIPYMEWIQKQKPSWNIIYLADNECFPYGNRSNSFLKERVINITKEMIKLHNPDLGVIACNTLSVTALDVLRSRFHLPFVGVVPAVKPAAESGGEGNIGVLATENTVKGKYLKTLIHQFAPSQNIETRAASDLVRFVEHRLYQAHEAEIQTVLAPYINLVTDKQWKTLVLGCTHFILLKPWFEKWLPSEVSIVDSTEGVGRRILQLLPENSTGLGSKGPLSQNLFYITSKSKNEELYRSVADQYQMILSTLEVNES; encoded by the coding sequence TTGATAGATGGTCAACCACATGTCTTTTTCCTGGACTCGGGGCTCGGTGGAATTCCTTACATGGAATGGATACAAAAGCAAAAGCCTTCCTGGAATATCATTTACCTCGCCGACAATGAGTGTTTTCCCTACGGAAACAGAAGCAACTCCTTTTTAAAGGAGCGCGTGATAAATATTACCAAAGAGATGATTAAACTTCACAATCCGGATCTGGGGGTTATCGCCTGTAATACCCTTTCTGTAACGGCATTGGATGTATTAAGGTCTAGGTTTCATCTACCCTTTGTCGGGGTTGTTCCCGCTGTTAAACCCGCAGCTGAGAGTGGGGGAGAGGGAAATATCGGAGTTTTGGCAACAGAAAACACCGTGAAAGGGAAATATTTAAAGACATTGATTCATCAGTTTGCACCTTCTCAGAATATCGAGACAAGAGCAGCTTCTGATCTGGTCCGCTTTGTTGAACACCGCCTTTATCAGGCGCACGAAGCGGAGATACAAACCGTTCTTGCGCCCTATATAAACCTGGTTACAGATAAGCAGTGGAAGACCCTTGTTTTGGGGTGTACACATTTTATTCTCCTCAAACCCTGGTTTGAAAAATGGCTTCCTTCTGAAGTCTCTATTGTCGATTCAACAGAGGGAGTCGGGCGAAGAATTCTTCAATTACTACCGGAGAATTCAACGGGTTTAGGATCTAAGGGGCCTTTGAGTCAGAATCTCTTTTATATCACTTCGAAAAGTAAAAATGAAGAGCTATACCGTTCTGTGGCAGATCAGTATCAGATGATCCTTTCTACTCTGGAGGTCAATGAATCATGA
- a CDS encoding pentapeptide repeat-containing protein, translating into MNLKAPGLIFEGLDLRGKRFINCYFHHTLWKNCRFDNSRFQMCFFDDSVITNCHFLKVNMLQCVFTMAVLQDTTFRGSDLISVNLNRIKSRHCDFSESDLYYSRFIGSSLKETLFVDCNLKRVDFCLSRMKRISFRYSNSEEAYFQKEHRG; encoded by the coding sequence ATGAATTTAAAAGCTCCCGGATTAATCTTTGAAGGTTTGGATTTACGGGGCAAAAGATTTATTAACTGCTACTTTCACCACACTCTTTGGAAAAACTGCCGTTTTGATAATTCCCGCTTTCAGATGTGCTTTTTTGACGATTCTGTGATCACGAACTGCCATTTTCTCAAAGTAAACATGCTTCAATGTGTTTTTACCATGGCTGTACTTCAGGATACAACGTTCAGAGGATCCGATCTTATATCCGTAAATTTGAATAGAATCAAATCAAGGCATTGTGACTTCAGTGAATCCGATTTGTATTACTCCAGGTTTATCGGAAGTTCCCTGAAAGAAACTCTCTTTGTAGACTGCAATCTGAAGAGAGTCGATTTCTGTCTCTCCAGGATGAAAAGGATTAGTTTCCGCTACTCCAATTCTGAAGAAGCCTATTTTCAAAAGGAACACCGAGGATGA
- a CDS encoding V-type ATP synthase subunit B produces MRKVYSKIDSIVGNVITVKADGAKYGDLAEISTTYGDSLAEVIKLDDDNVSLQVFSGGRGISTGDEVRFLGHPMQVSFSDNLMGRIFSGSGEPRDNGPTLNENMIPIGGPSFNPANRIIPKNMIRTGIPMIDLFNTLVESQKLPIFSVSGEPYNDLLARIAMQAEVDMIILGGMGLKYDDYLFFKDTLEAGGAMSRTIMFVHTAADPIVECLQVPDVSLAVAEKFALQGKKVLVLLTDMTNFADAMKEIAITQEQVPSNRGYPGDLYSQLASRYEKAVDIAGSGSITILGVTTMPGDDVTHPVPDNTGYITEGQYYLKNGRIEPFGSLSRLKQQVNDKTRDDHRALMDGMIKLYASYKESLEKQSMGFNMSEWDTKLLKYGARFEAEMMDLSVNTPLEKALDNGWSIMAECFSPEETGLKSSLIEKFWPAERV; encoded by the coding sequence ATGAGAAAAGTTTACAGCAAAATTGATTCAATCGTCGGAAATGTTATTACAGTTAAAGCCGACGGAGCAAAGTATGGAGACCTGGCTGAAATCTCTACCACTTATGGGGATTCTCTGGCAGAAGTCATCAAACTGGACGATGACAATGTGTCTCTTCAGGTTTTTTCCGGAGGCCGTGGTATTTCTACAGGAGACGAAGTCCGTTTTCTGGGGCATCCTATGCAGGTTTCTTTTTCAGATAACCTTATGGGACGGATTTTCAGTGGTTCTGGAGAACCAAGGGACAATGGTCCGACACTGAATGAGAATATGATTCCCATCGGGGGACCTTCTTTTAACCCTGCCAACAGGATTATTCCCAAGAACATGATCCGGACCGGTATTCCCATGATCGACCTTTTTAATACCTTGGTGGAAAGTCAAAAACTCCCCATTTTTTCGGTTTCTGGTGAACCTTACAATGATCTATTGGCCAGAATCGCGATGCAGGCAGAGGTTGATATGATTATCCTCGGTGGAATGGGACTCAAGTATGATGACTACCTCTTTTTCAAAGATACATTGGAAGCTGGAGGAGCTATGAGCAGAACAATCATGTTTGTTCATACCGCTGCAGACCCCATTGTAGAATGCCTCCAGGTCCCGGATGTTTCGTTGGCAGTCGCCGAAAAATTCGCTTTGCAGGGTAAAAAAGTCCTTGTACTGCTGACAGATATGACCAACTTTGCAGATGCCATGAAAGAGATTGCCATCACTCAGGAACAGGTTCCGTCAAACCGTGGATACCCAGGGGACCTTTATTCTCAGCTGGCATCCCGTTATGAAAAGGCTGTTGATATTGCCGGTTCTGGTTCTATTACCATTCTTGGTGTAACCACAATGCCTGGTGATGATGTAACCCATCCTGTACCTGATAATACCGGGTATATCACAGAAGGACAGTATTATCTTAAAAATGGACGAATCGAGCCTTTTGGTTCACTCTCTCGTCTTAAACAGCAGGTTAATGATAAGACTAGGGATGACCATAGAGCCCTAATGGACGGTATGATTAAACTTTATGCTTCCTATAAAGAATCTCTGGAGAAGCAGTCCATGGGTTTTAATATGTCCGAATGGGACACGAAATTGCTGAAATACGGAGCCCGTTTTGAGGCAGAAATGATGGACCTTTCCGTAAATACACCCCTGGAGAAAGCCCTTGATAATGGCTGGTCCATAATGGCAGAGTGTTTTAGCCCTGAAGAAACAGGACTAAAGTCATCCCTGATCGAAAAGTTCTGGCCCGCAGAGAGAGTTTAA